Proteins from a single region of Pogoniulus pusillus isolate bPogPus1 chromosome 23, bPogPus1.pri, whole genome shotgun sequence:
- the PFKP gene encoding ATP-dependent 6-phosphofructokinase, platelet type isoform X3 has product MDHQPKFFENLSGTGKAIGVLTSGGDAQGMNAAVRAVVRMGIYVKAKVYFVYEGYQGMVDGGDNIVEVSWESVSSILQVGGTVIGSARCKSFRTREGRLQAAYNLVQRGITNLCVIGGDGSLTGANLFREEWSGLLEELAQKGKIDEEAVKKYAYLNIVGMVGSIDNDFCGTDMTIGTDSALHRIIEVVDAIMTTAQSHQRTFVLEVMGRHCGYLALVSALACGADWVFIPEYPPEEGWEDSMCVKLSENRARKKRLNIIIVAEGAIDCHNKPITSEKVKDLVVQRLGFDTRVTILGHVQRGGTPSAFDRILASRMGVEAVLALLEATPATPACVVSLSGNQAVRLPLMECVQMTQEVQKAMDEGRFVEAVRLRGRSFENNLNTYKLLSHKKPDAELPKTNFNVAVLNVGAPAAGMNAAVRAAVRVGITEGHKMFAVIDGFEGFARGKIKEISWGDVGGWTGQGGSILGTKRTLPAKYLEKIADQMRTNCINALMVIGGFEAYLGLLELSAAREKYDEFCVPMVMVPATVSNNVPGSDFSIGADTALNTITDAYESCLQLHEARSRFEEFCVPICVLPATISNNVPGTDFSIGADTALNAIVETCDRIKQSASGTKRRVFIIETMGGYCGYLANMGALAAGADAAYIFEEQFDIRELQANVEHLTEKMKTSIQRGLVLRNENCNENYTTDFIYQLYSEEGKGVFDCRKNVLGHMQQGGAPSPFDRNFGTKISAKGMQWISKKLKETYRKGKVFANTDDSVCLLGMRRRNLVFQPVAELKTETDFVHRIPKEQWWLKLRPLMKILAKYKTSYDVSDSGQLEHVAMHSPKEAETGAI; this is encoded by the exons gtatGAATGCTGCAGTGCGTGCAGTAGTACGCATGGGAATCTATGTAAAAGCCAAAGTCTATTTTGTTTATGAG GGTTACCAAGGAATGGTTGATGGAGGTGATAATATTGTGGAAGTTTCATGGGAAAGTGTTTCAAGTATCCTGCAAGTG GGAGGTACAGTTATTGGCAGTGCACGCTGCAAATCCTTTCGTACCCGGGAGGGCCGCCTGCAAGCAGCCTACAACTTGGTTCAGAGAGGAATCACTAATCTCTGCGTGATTGGTGGTGATGGTAGCTTGACTGGTGCCAATCTGTTCCGTGAAGAATGGAGTGGACTTCTAGAAGAACTGGCGCAGAAAG GAAAGATTGATGAAGAGGCTGTTAAGAAGTATGCTTACCTTAACATCGTGGGAATGGTTGGATCCATAGACAATGACTTCTGTGGCACTGATATGACCATAGGTACTGACTCGGCCttgcacagaatcattgaagTCGTGGATGCCATCATGACCACTGCTCAAAG CCATCAGAGAACATTTGTTCTGGAGGTTATGGGGAGACACTGTGG GTATCTAGCTCTTGTTAGTGCCTTAGCCTGTGGTGCAGATTGGGTGTTTATTCCTGAATATCCACCAGAAGAAGGATGGGAAGACTCAATGTGTGTCAAGCTTTCAGAG AATCGTGCACgaaagaaaaggctgaataTTATTATTGTAGCTGAAGGAGCTATTGACTGCCACAACAAACCTATAACTTCAGAGAAGGTTAAGGAT CTTGTGGTTCAGAGGCTTGGGTTTGACACCCGAGTAACTATCCTGGGTCATGTTCAGAGAGGTGGAACCCCTTCAGCTTTTGACAGAATCTTG GCAAGCCGTATGGGTGTGGAAGCTGTACTTGCCCTTTTAGAAGCTACTCCAGCTACCCCTGCCTGCGTCGTGTCCCTGTCTGGAAACCAAGCAGTCCGTCTGCCTTTGATGGAGTGTGTGCAGATG ACTCAAGAAGTCCAGAAAGCCATGGATGAGGGAAGATTTGTTGAGGCTGTGAGGCTTCGTGGAAG GAGCTTTGAAAACAACCTGAACACTTACAAGTTGCTGTCGCACAAAAAGCCAGATGCCGAACTTCCAAAG acAAATTTTAATGTGGCAGTGTTAAATGTCggtgcccctgcagctggcatgaATGCTGCAGTGAGGGCTGCGGTGAGAGTTGGCATAACTGAAGGCCATAAAATGTTTGCTGTCATTGATGGATTTGAGGGTTTTGCTAGAGGCAAG ATAAAGGAAATCAGCTGGGGAGATGTTGGAGGCTGGACTGGACAAGGAGGATCAATTCTTGGTACAAAACG TACTCTTCCTGCAAAATATCTGGAGAAGATTGCTGACCAGATGCGCACTAACTGCATTAACGCCCTTATGGTTATTGGTGGATTTGAG GCTTACCTCGGACTCCTGGAATTGTCAGCTGCCCGAGAGAAATATGACGAGTTCTGTGTTCCCATGGTTATGGTTCCTGCAACTGTATCCAACAATGTACCGGGTTCAGATTTCAGCATTGGTGCAGATACTGCTCTGAACACTATCACTGAT GCCTATGAAAGTTGTCTGCAGCTCCACGAGGCCCGTTCCCGCTTTGAGGAGTTCTGTGTTCCTATCTGTGTGTTACCTGCTACTATTAGCAACAATGTGCCAGGCACAGACTTTAGCATTGGTGCTGACACTGCCTTGAATGCTATTGTGGAG ACCTGTGATCGCATCAAGCAGTCAGCCAGTGGTACCAAGCGCCGAGTGTTCATCATCGAGACCATGGGTGGCTACTGTGGCTACCTGGCTAACATGggggccctggcagcaggagctgatgctGCTTACATCTTTGAAGAACAGTTTGATATTCGAGAGCTCCAG GCTAATGTGGAACACTTGACTGAAAAAATGAAAACCAGTATCCAGCGTGGGCTAGTGCTCAG AAATGAGAACTGCAATGAGAACTACACAACAGACTTCATTTATCAGCTGTATTCTGAAGAAGGAAAGGGAGTCTTTGACTGTCGGAAGAATGTGCTGGGCCACATGCAGCAG GGTGGTGCCCCTTCACCATTCGACAGGAACTTTGGCACCAAGATTTCTGCCAAAGGCATGCAGTGGATCTCCAAGAAGCTGAAAGAGACCTACCGGAAAG gaAAGGTCTTTGCCAACACTGATGACTCAGTCTGCTTGCTGGGGATGCGGAGACGCAACCTTGTGTTCCAGCCTGTGGCCGAGCTCAAGACTGAGACAGACTTTGT GCACAGGATTCCCAAGGAGCAGTGGTGGCTGAAGCTGCGACCCCTCATGAAGATCCTGGCCAAGTACAAGACCAGTTATGATGTGTCAGACTCAGGCCAGCTGGAGCATGTGGCCATGCACAGCCCAAAGGAAGCAGAAACTGGAGCCATCTAA
- the PFKP gene encoding ATP-dependent 6-phosphofructokinase, platelet type isoform X1, with product MDHQPKFFENLSGTGKAIGVLTSGGDAQGMNAAVRAVVRMGIYVKAKVYFVYEGYQGMVDGGDNIVEVSWESVSSILQVGGTVIGSARCKSFRTREGRLQAAYNLVQRGITNLCVIGGDGSLTGANLFREEWSGLLEELAQKGKIDEEAVKKYAYLNIVGMVGSIDNDFCGTDMTIGTDSALHRIIEVVDAIMTTAQSHQRTFVLEVMGRHCGYLALVSALACGADWVFIPEYPPEEGWEDSMCVKLSENRARKKRLNIIIVAEGAIDCHNKPITSEKVKDLVVQRLGFDTRVTILGHVQRGGTPSAFDRILASRMGVEAVLALLEATPATPACVVSLSGNQAVRLPLMECVQMTQEVQKAMDEGRFVEAVRLRGRSFENNLNTYKLLSHKKPDAELPKTNFNVAVLNVGAPAAGMNAAVRAAVRVGITEGHKMFAVIDGFEGFARGKIKEISWGDVGGWTGQGGSILGTKRTLPAKYLEKIADQMRTNCINALMVIGGFEAYLGLLELSAAREKYDEFCVPMVMVPATVSNNVPGSDFSIGADTALNTITDTCDRIKQSASGTKRRVFIIETMGGYCGYLANMGALAAGADAAYIFEEQFDIRELQANVEHLTEKMKTSIQRGLVLRNENCNENYTTDFIYQLYSEEGKGVFDCRKNVLGHMQQGGAPSPFDRNFGTKISAKGMQWISKKLKETYRKGKVFANTDDSVCLLGMRRRNLVFQPVAELKTETDFVHRIPKEQWWLKLRPLMKILAKYKTSYDVSDSGQLEHVAMHSPKEAETGAI from the exons gtatGAATGCTGCAGTGCGTGCAGTAGTACGCATGGGAATCTATGTAAAAGCCAAAGTCTATTTTGTTTATGAG GGTTACCAAGGAATGGTTGATGGAGGTGATAATATTGTGGAAGTTTCATGGGAAAGTGTTTCAAGTATCCTGCAAGTG GGAGGTACAGTTATTGGCAGTGCACGCTGCAAATCCTTTCGTACCCGGGAGGGCCGCCTGCAAGCAGCCTACAACTTGGTTCAGAGAGGAATCACTAATCTCTGCGTGATTGGTGGTGATGGTAGCTTGACTGGTGCCAATCTGTTCCGTGAAGAATGGAGTGGACTTCTAGAAGAACTGGCGCAGAAAG GAAAGATTGATGAAGAGGCTGTTAAGAAGTATGCTTACCTTAACATCGTGGGAATGGTTGGATCCATAGACAATGACTTCTGTGGCACTGATATGACCATAGGTACTGACTCGGCCttgcacagaatcattgaagTCGTGGATGCCATCATGACCACTGCTCAAAG CCATCAGAGAACATTTGTTCTGGAGGTTATGGGGAGACACTGTGG GTATCTAGCTCTTGTTAGTGCCTTAGCCTGTGGTGCAGATTGGGTGTTTATTCCTGAATATCCACCAGAAGAAGGATGGGAAGACTCAATGTGTGTCAAGCTTTCAGAG AATCGTGCACgaaagaaaaggctgaataTTATTATTGTAGCTGAAGGAGCTATTGACTGCCACAACAAACCTATAACTTCAGAGAAGGTTAAGGAT CTTGTGGTTCAGAGGCTTGGGTTTGACACCCGAGTAACTATCCTGGGTCATGTTCAGAGAGGTGGAACCCCTTCAGCTTTTGACAGAATCTTG GCAAGCCGTATGGGTGTGGAAGCTGTACTTGCCCTTTTAGAAGCTACTCCAGCTACCCCTGCCTGCGTCGTGTCCCTGTCTGGAAACCAAGCAGTCCGTCTGCCTTTGATGGAGTGTGTGCAGATG ACTCAAGAAGTCCAGAAAGCCATGGATGAGGGAAGATTTGTTGAGGCTGTGAGGCTTCGTGGAAG GAGCTTTGAAAACAACCTGAACACTTACAAGTTGCTGTCGCACAAAAAGCCAGATGCCGAACTTCCAAAG acAAATTTTAATGTGGCAGTGTTAAATGTCggtgcccctgcagctggcatgaATGCTGCAGTGAGGGCTGCGGTGAGAGTTGGCATAACTGAAGGCCATAAAATGTTTGCTGTCATTGATGGATTTGAGGGTTTTGCTAGAGGCAAG ATAAAGGAAATCAGCTGGGGAGATGTTGGAGGCTGGACTGGACAAGGAGGATCAATTCTTGGTACAAAACG TACTCTTCCTGCAAAATATCTGGAGAAGATTGCTGACCAGATGCGCACTAACTGCATTAACGCCCTTATGGTTATTGGTGGATTTGAG GCTTACCTCGGACTCCTGGAATTGTCAGCTGCCCGAGAGAAATATGACGAGTTCTGTGTTCCCATGGTTATGGTTCCTGCAACTGTATCCAACAATGTACCGGGTTCAGATTTCAGCATTGGTGCAGATACTGCTCTGAACACTATCACTGAT ACCTGTGATCGCATCAAGCAGTCAGCCAGTGGTACCAAGCGCCGAGTGTTCATCATCGAGACCATGGGTGGCTACTGTGGCTACCTGGCTAACATGggggccctggcagcaggagctgatgctGCTTACATCTTTGAAGAACAGTTTGATATTCGAGAGCTCCAG GCTAATGTGGAACACTTGACTGAAAAAATGAAAACCAGTATCCAGCGTGGGCTAGTGCTCAG AAATGAGAACTGCAATGAGAACTACACAACAGACTTCATTTATCAGCTGTATTCTGAAGAAGGAAAGGGAGTCTTTGACTGTCGGAAGAATGTGCTGGGCCACATGCAGCAG GGTGGTGCCCCTTCACCATTCGACAGGAACTTTGGCACCAAGATTTCTGCCAAAGGCATGCAGTGGATCTCCAAGAAGCTGAAAGAGACCTACCGGAAAG gaAAGGTCTTTGCCAACACTGATGACTCAGTCTGCTTGCTGGGGATGCGGAGACGCAACCTTGTGTTCCAGCCTGTGGCCGAGCTCAAGACTGAGACAGACTTTGT GCACAGGATTCCCAAGGAGCAGTGGTGGCTGAAGCTGCGACCCCTCATGAAGATCCTGGCCAAGTACAAGACCAGTTATGATGTGTCAGACTCAGGCCAGCTGGAGCATGTGGCCATGCACAGCCCAAAGGAAGCAGAAACTGGAGCCATCTAA
- the PFKP gene encoding ATP-dependent 6-phosphofructokinase, platelet type isoform X2 gives MDHQPKFFENLSGTGKAIGVLTSGGDAQGMNAAVRAVVRMGIYVKAKVYFVYEGYQGMVDGGDNIVEVSWESVSSILQVGGTVIGSARCKSFRTREGRLQAAYNLVQRGITNLCVIGGDGSLTGANLFREEWSGLLEELAQKGKIDEEAVKKYAYLNIVGMVGSIDNDFCGTDMTIGTDSALHRIIEVVDAIMTTAQSHQRTFVLEVMGRHCGYLALVSALACGADWVFIPEYPPEEGWEDSMCVKLSENRARKKRLNIIIVAEGAIDCHNKPITSEKVKDLVVQRLGFDTRVTILGHVQRGGTPSAFDRILASRMGVEAVLALLEATPATPACVVSLSGNQAVRLPLMECVQMTQEVQKAMDEGRFVEAVRLRGRSFENNLNTYKLLSHKKPDAELPKTNFNVAVLNVGAPAAGMNAAVRAAVRVGITEGHKMFAVIDGFEGFARGKIKEISWGDVGGWTGQGGSILGTKRTLPAKYLEKIADQMRTNCINALMVIGGFEAYESCLQLHEARSRFEEFCVPICVLPATISNNVPGTDFSIGADTALNAIVETCDRIKQSASGTKRRVFIIETMGGYCGYLANMGALAAGADAAYIFEEQFDIRELQANVEHLTEKMKTSIQRGLVLRNENCNENYTTDFIYQLYSEEGKGVFDCRKNVLGHMQQGGAPSPFDRNFGTKISAKGMQWISKKLKETYRKGKVFANTDDSVCLLGMRRRNLVFQPVAELKTETDFVHRIPKEQWWLKLRPLMKILAKYKTSYDVSDSGQLEHVAMHSPKEAETGAI, from the exons gtatGAATGCTGCAGTGCGTGCAGTAGTACGCATGGGAATCTATGTAAAAGCCAAAGTCTATTTTGTTTATGAG GGTTACCAAGGAATGGTTGATGGAGGTGATAATATTGTGGAAGTTTCATGGGAAAGTGTTTCAAGTATCCTGCAAGTG GGAGGTACAGTTATTGGCAGTGCACGCTGCAAATCCTTTCGTACCCGGGAGGGCCGCCTGCAAGCAGCCTACAACTTGGTTCAGAGAGGAATCACTAATCTCTGCGTGATTGGTGGTGATGGTAGCTTGACTGGTGCCAATCTGTTCCGTGAAGAATGGAGTGGACTTCTAGAAGAACTGGCGCAGAAAG GAAAGATTGATGAAGAGGCTGTTAAGAAGTATGCTTACCTTAACATCGTGGGAATGGTTGGATCCATAGACAATGACTTCTGTGGCACTGATATGACCATAGGTACTGACTCGGCCttgcacagaatcattgaagTCGTGGATGCCATCATGACCACTGCTCAAAG CCATCAGAGAACATTTGTTCTGGAGGTTATGGGGAGACACTGTGG GTATCTAGCTCTTGTTAGTGCCTTAGCCTGTGGTGCAGATTGGGTGTTTATTCCTGAATATCCACCAGAAGAAGGATGGGAAGACTCAATGTGTGTCAAGCTTTCAGAG AATCGTGCACgaaagaaaaggctgaataTTATTATTGTAGCTGAAGGAGCTATTGACTGCCACAACAAACCTATAACTTCAGAGAAGGTTAAGGAT CTTGTGGTTCAGAGGCTTGGGTTTGACACCCGAGTAACTATCCTGGGTCATGTTCAGAGAGGTGGAACCCCTTCAGCTTTTGACAGAATCTTG GCAAGCCGTATGGGTGTGGAAGCTGTACTTGCCCTTTTAGAAGCTACTCCAGCTACCCCTGCCTGCGTCGTGTCCCTGTCTGGAAACCAAGCAGTCCGTCTGCCTTTGATGGAGTGTGTGCAGATG ACTCAAGAAGTCCAGAAAGCCATGGATGAGGGAAGATTTGTTGAGGCTGTGAGGCTTCGTGGAAG GAGCTTTGAAAACAACCTGAACACTTACAAGTTGCTGTCGCACAAAAAGCCAGATGCCGAACTTCCAAAG acAAATTTTAATGTGGCAGTGTTAAATGTCggtgcccctgcagctggcatgaATGCTGCAGTGAGGGCTGCGGTGAGAGTTGGCATAACTGAAGGCCATAAAATGTTTGCTGTCATTGATGGATTTGAGGGTTTTGCTAGAGGCAAG ATAAAGGAAATCAGCTGGGGAGATGTTGGAGGCTGGACTGGACAAGGAGGATCAATTCTTGGTACAAAACG TACTCTTCCTGCAAAATATCTGGAGAAGATTGCTGACCAGATGCGCACTAACTGCATTAACGCCCTTATGGTTATTGGTGGATTTGAG GCCTATGAAAGTTGTCTGCAGCTCCACGAGGCCCGTTCCCGCTTTGAGGAGTTCTGTGTTCCTATCTGTGTGTTACCTGCTACTATTAGCAACAATGTGCCAGGCACAGACTTTAGCATTGGTGCTGACACTGCCTTGAATGCTATTGTGGAG ACCTGTGATCGCATCAAGCAGTCAGCCAGTGGTACCAAGCGCCGAGTGTTCATCATCGAGACCATGGGTGGCTACTGTGGCTACCTGGCTAACATGggggccctggcagcaggagctgatgctGCTTACATCTTTGAAGAACAGTTTGATATTCGAGAGCTCCAG GCTAATGTGGAACACTTGACTGAAAAAATGAAAACCAGTATCCAGCGTGGGCTAGTGCTCAG AAATGAGAACTGCAATGAGAACTACACAACAGACTTCATTTATCAGCTGTATTCTGAAGAAGGAAAGGGAGTCTTTGACTGTCGGAAGAATGTGCTGGGCCACATGCAGCAG GGTGGTGCCCCTTCACCATTCGACAGGAACTTTGGCACCAAGATTTCTGCCAAAGGCATGCAGTGGATCTCCAAGAAGCTGAAAGAGACCTACCGGAAAG gaAAGGTCTTTGCCAACACTGATGACTCAGTCTGCTTGCTGGGGATGCGGAGACGCAACCTTGTGTTCCAGCCTGTGGCCGAGCTCAAGACTGAGACAGACTTTGT GCACAGGATTCCCAAGGAGCAGTGGTGGCTGAAGCTGCGACCCCTCATGAAGATCCTGGCCAAGTACAAGACCAGTTATGATGTGTCAGACTCAGGCCAGCTGGAGCATGTGGCCATGCACAGCCCAAAGGAAGCAGAAACTGGAGCCATCTAA